CAGTTTACTTGGGAAACTATCGACTAAGAAGCTCATAATATCAATCATCGGGGAGGGTATTCTACTCATCGTGTGGTTTGGGATTTTTGTGGCTGTTTTCAAAAAGGGCTTAGAGAAATACACATCTGCAGGAGGATGAGTGTATGAAGCTCGCAGTGGTGAAAACTCTTGTACAGGTTCATTTTGAGAAGCTCAAGACGTATAGGCGGGATTTTTTAATAGGGTTTGTTTCTGCTCCCATACAATTTCTCTTTCTTGTAGCTTTTTGGAGCTATGTCTATAGAACCTTCTCTCAAAAAACAGATATACCTACACTTAACGTAACGATTGCTTATTATGCTCTTCTCCTTATCTATGATAATGCAATCTCAGCATTAAATATCTCTGGAAAGCTCTCTAGAGATATATTTACGGGCAGAATTGATGTACTTCTCTCTAAGCCAATTTCTCCCCTGCTTAATTATGCCATTGAAGGTTATGTAAGATACCTTGTTTTTATACCGGTCTACCTCATTGTTTACTTTCCTATTGCGATAAAACTTGGTTTAAAATTTGACACTGAACATATTCTGGTAGCTTTCTTAGTTTTGTTGGCATCCTCTACTATCAAGTTTTTAATAAGCTCTCTACTCGGCTTAGCTTCTGTATGGACTGGTAAAATAGTGGGTATAACAAGAATATATCAATTTGTTGAGTTAATACTCTCTGGAGGATTTGTTCCCTTATACCTTTATCCTGAGCCACTAAAAAGTATTGCAACATTCCTTCCTTTTTATTACCTCGCATACGTGCCAGTAGTGATTTGGATAGCTCCTGAGCTTGTCGCTCCTTCAACTTTTGTACTGTTGACTGTGTGG
The Thermococcus sp. 2319x1 DNA segment above includes these coding regions:
- a CDS encoding ABC-2 family transporter protein gives rise to the protein MKLAVVKTLVQVHFEKLKTYRRDFLIGFVSAPIQFLFLVAFWSYVYRTFSQKTDIPTLNVTIAYYALLLIYDNAISALNISGKLSRDIFTGRIDVLLSKPISPLLNYAIEGYVRYLVFIPVYLIVYFPIAIKLGLKFDTEHILVAFLVLLASSTIKFLISSLLGLASVWTGKIVGITRIYQFVELILSGGFVPLYLYPEPLKSIATFLPFYYLAYVPVVIWIAPELVAPSTFVLLTVWIVVLLFLVHVITHRALSSYQSSYG